One region of Exiguobacterium acetylicum genomic DNA includes:
- a CDS encoding SDR family oxidoreductase, producing the protein MRTYFMTGFPGFLATKLIEQLARVPDQIACFHLLHLPSERNAAVKRRQDLLERTSLRSEQLVLHEGDITVEQLALSSEARMMLQQDVTHIFHLAALYDLATAYEPAFRINVIGTANVTQFAHTCWTLERYIYFSTAYVSGLRSGMVLEDELQASAFKNAYEETKYLAEVRFRKEIGTIPYTIIRPGIVVGHSETGETPKWDGVYFVLNAMRLLQSFAPLPYPGRANALVNLVPYDYVIEATAYLSHAPVGRNKTYHLTDPFPHGARAIFEMLHVAYYGRYPRGIVPFRLVSTALTPAVAKRLQMQRQTLDYFIHPVQYDTTHALRDLRDTGIICPDLAETMPRLVQYYQTHATH; encoded by the coding sequence ATGCGGACCTACTTTATGACGGGTTTCCCCGGTTTTTTAGCGACCAAACTGATCGAACAACTGGCACGTGTTCCGGACCAAATCGCTTGTTTTCATTTGCTTCATTTACCGTCAGAGCGAAACGCAGCTGTTAAGCGACGCCAGGATCTTCTAGAACGTACATCCTTACGATCGGAGCAACTTGTATTGCACGAAGGCGATATCACGGTCGAACAGCTTGCTTTATCATCAGAGGCGCGGATGATGTTGCAACAAGACGTCACACACATCTTTCATCTCGCGGCGCTATATGATTTAGCAACAGCATATGAACCCGCCTTTCGAATCAATGTGATCGGTACCGCGAACGTGACACAGTTTGCTCATACGTGTTGGACCTTAGAGCGCTACATTTACTTCAGTACAGCGTATGTCTCAGGTCTTCGTTCCGGAATGGTTCTAGAAGATGAGTTACAAGCAAGTGCCTTTAAAAATGCTTATGAAGAAACGAAATATTTAGCAGAAGTGCGTTTCCGTAAAGAAATCGGAACGATCCCCTATACGATCATCCGTCCTGGAATCGTCGTCGGTCATTCCGAAACGGGCGAAACACCGAAGTGGGATGGCGTGTATTTCGTTTTAAACGCGATGCGTCTCCTGCAATCTTTTGCTCCTCTCCCGTATCCCGGTCGAGCAAACGCACTCGTCAATCTCGTGCCTTATGATTACGTCATTGAAGCGACCGCTTATCTCAGTCATGCACCGGTCGGAAGAAATAAGACCTATCATCTGACAGATCCATTCCCACATGGCGCACGCGCGATTTTTGAGATGTTACACGTCGCCTATTATGGACGTTATCCGCGCGGAATCGTTCCGTTTCGACTCGTTAGCACGGCATTGACTCCAGCTGTCGCGAAACGACTTCAGATGCAACGTCAGACACTTGACTACTTCATTCATCCCGTTCAATATGACACGACACATGCCTTACGCGACTTACGGGACACTGGTATTATTTGTCCAGATCTTGCAGAAACGATGCCTCGGCTCGTCCAATATTACCAAACACACGCGACACACTAA
- a CDS encoding DUF1499 domain-containing protein yields MALGVSNGTLQPLSGKPNAVSTQTDLQDMKMRPLPFKGTLADSKFQLLRILQSLDRVKVVKEEGAYIHAIFTSKVFRFKDDVEFYFDEAAQVIHFRSASRVGYSDWGVNRKRMEDITRRYEEGLR; encoded by the coding sequence ATGGCACTTGGTGTTTCAAATGGTACGCTTCAACCGCTCTCCGGAAAACCGAACGCGGTATCTACTCAAACCGATCTACAGGATATGAAAATGCGTCCGCTCCCGTTCAAAGGAACGCTTGCAGATTCGAAGTTCCAACTCTTACGTATCCTACAAAGCCTCGACCGCGTCAAAGTCGTCAAGGAGGAAGGGGCATACATTCATGCCATCTTCACGAGTAAAGTCTTTCGCTTCAAAGATGACGTCGAATTTTACTTCGATGAAGCCGCACAAGTGATCCATTTCCGTTCGGCATCGCGTGTCGGATACTCCGACTGGGGCGTCAACCGTAAACGGATGGAAGACATCACACGTCGTTACGAGGAGGGCTTGCGATGA
- a CDS encoding TrkH family potassium uptake protein, which yields MFSHKRRSRLARFGRLGELMYHQLFDKPARFIATGFTLTILLGGFLLWLPISQQEGQDVSFIDCLFVATSAGTVTGLSPINIAESYNLLGQIIMMLLIQVGGLGFMTIALVLLSVTGRKIGIRQRIIIQEMFNLDSPGGTIRLVRNIIVTTVLVEIVGMFLIALDLFIQYKYSFGKALYYGLFHAVSAFNNAGFALWGDNLIGFQQDTTFILTIAALLMIGGLGFTVIADIAGKRNFKKISLHSKLMVLSLLVINGLGVLAMMLYEWVSNLGSLKDESFFSALHIVFFQVVTTRTAGFQTIDLTTMVPLSIGLMMVLMYIGAGSASTGSGIKVTTAAVILKNVWTYIRGQRETVLMRRTVQTQAIQKAYAIAVFSLLFIALITTFLALTQPNISFIGLFFETVSAFGTVGLSLNVTAELNSFGKFLIMFMMLLGRVGSLTILFTFATQRDRTIRYPKENMLIG from the coding sequence ATGTTCTCGCATAAAAGACGTTCACGACTCGCACGCTTCGGGCGTTTAGGTGAATTGATGTATCATCAGCTGTTCGATAAACCGGCACGTTTTATCGCAACTGGCTTTACATTGACGATTTTACTAGGTGGTTTTTTATTGTGGCTTCCGATCTCACAACAAGAGGGGCAAGATGTATCATTCATCGATTGCCTATTCGTTGCGACATCGGCAGGAACCGTCACAGGACTGTCACCGATCAATATTGCCGAGTCCTATAATTTACTCGGTCAAATCATCATGATGCTCTTAATTCAGGTCGGTGGGCTTGGATTCATGACGATCGCGCTCGTCTTGCTCAGTGTCACGGGACGAAAAATTGGGATTCGTCAGCGGATCATCATTCAAGAGATGTTTAATCTCGATAGTCCGGGCGGAACGATTCGTCTCGTTCGTAATATCATCGTCACGACGGTCCTCGTTGAAATCGTTGGGATGTTTTTGATTGCGCTTGATTTGTTCATTCAATACAAATACAGTTTCGGGAAAGCACTTTATTACGGTTTGTTCCATGCCGTATCCGCCTTCAACAATGCAGGATTCGCACTATGGGGTGATAATCTAATCGGTTTCCAACAAGATACGACATTCATTCTGACGATTGCAGCGCTCTTGATGATTGGTGGTCTTGGTTTTACGGTCATCGCGGATATCGCTGGTAAACGAAACTTCAAGAAAATTTCGCTCCATTCTAAATTGATGGTGCTATCACTACTCGTCATCAATGGACTAGGTGTTTTAGCAATGATGCTCTACGAGTGGGTTTCGAACTTGGGTTCATTAAAGGATGAATCGTTCTTCAGTGCGCTCCATATCGTATTCTTCCAAGTCGTCACGACACGAACGGCTGGTTTCCAGACAATCGATTTAACGACGATGGTACCGCTCTCGATCGGTTTGATGATGGTTTTGATGTACATTGGGGCAGGTTCCGCATCAACAGGTTCCGGGATCAAGGTCACGACGGCAGCGGTCATCTTAAAGAATGTCTGGACGTATATACGCGGACAGCGTGAAACGGTTCTGATGCGACGGACTGTTCAGACGCAAGCGATTCAAAAGGCATATGCGATTGCTGTCTTCAGTTTACTGTTCATCGCTTTGATCACGACGTTCTTGGCGTTGACCCAGCCGAATATTTCCTTTATTGGTCTATTCTTTGAGACCGTTTCGGCATTTGGAACAGTTGGTCTTTCTTTGAACGTAACAGCTGAGCTCAATAGCTTTGGGAAGTTTTTGATCATGTTCATGATGTTACTCGGACGTGTCGGCTCCTTGACGATCCTGTTCACGTTCGCGACGCAACGAGACCGGACGATTCGTTATCCAAAAGAAAATATGTTGATCGGGTAA
- a CDS encoding response regulator transcription factor, which translates to MTKILVAEDEHAIRSFIVINLKRAGYDVIEAENGKEALAQFDQQTFDILLLDIMMPEVDGFAVCEQARAKDEVVGIIMLTARTREEDKVMGLSVGADDYIAKPFSPAELLARIQSLLRRVETLRRRKQPRELVSGPFRIDLGAKRVQKEGVDVEVTPTEYDLLCHFIKNEDQVMSRDELLDAVWGENYFGDRKTVDVNIRRLRQKIEENPAEPKFIETLWGHGYKWRNEE; encoded by the coding sequence ATGACCAAAATACTAGTAGCCGAAGATGAACATGCGATTCGCAGTTTCATCGTCATTAATTTGAAACGGGCAGGCTATGATGTCATCGAGGCGGAAAATGGGAAAGAAGCGCTTGCGCAGTTTGATCAACAAACCTTCGATATTCTGTTACTCGATATCATGATGCCGGAAGTCGACGGTTTTGCCGTCTGTGAACAGGCGCGGGCAAAGGATGAAGTCGTCGGGATCATCATGCTGACGGCACGGACACGAGAAGAGGATAAAGTCATGGGACTGAGCGTAGGAGCGGACGATTACATCGCGAAGCCATTCAGTCCAGCAGAGCTACTCGCGCGCATCCAATCGCTCCTGCGACGGGTAGAGACGTTACGCCGCAGAAAACAGCCGCGTGAACTCGTGTCTGGACCGTTCCGGATTGATTTAGGCGCGAAGCGCGTCCAAAAAGAAGGTGTTGACGTCGAAGTGACACCAACTGAATACGATTTACTTTGCCATTTCATCAAAAACGAAGATCAAGTCATGTCGCGAGATGAATTACTCGATGCGGTATGGGGTGAGAATTACTTTGGTGATCGGAAGACGGTCGATGTCAATATTCGCCGTCTTCGTCAAAAAATCGAAGAGAATCCAGCGGAACCGAAGTTCATCGAGACATTGTGGGGACATGGATACAAGTGGCGTAACGAAGAATGA
- a CDS encoding dihydrolipoyl dehydrogenase family protein, producing the protein MKTYQLVVIGGGAAGMTIAAGAASLGAHVALIERHTHLGGDCLHYGCVPSKALIEAAHDVHVMKRTAEKYNVTLNGDAVYSKTKASVDRARNIIQSHDGTKRFEDLGVDVYIGEATFLSAHEVEVAGQLVVGEKFAISTGSQPIIPPIDGLDTIDYLTNETIFELTERPERLLVIGGGAIGLELSQAYAHLGTEVTVIEGMKTLLGKEDRDMVEVIQRQLEQELTLHLDTKVTHVRKSAGGIEVTVEANGESRVIETDAVLVAVGRKPRIEALRLDRAGVHVEKGFVQVDGSLRTSQRHIFAVGDTINSLPFTHVAGLEGKTVVTNALFGLRTKPDYRAVPWVTFTTPELFHLGLTEDEARKKHGEIKVYQTGLDEVDRFVINGQTEGRVKLIADKRGKLIGAHAIGEQAGEWMQEVVYAMARKDKVGQLSRVVHPYPIRGAAVQRAADVYWRERLFAGPIPKWLKRYFDWKQGE; encoded by the coding sequence ATGAAGACCTATCAATTAGTTGTCATTGGTGGTGGGGCAGCCGGGATGACGATTGCTGCCGGTGCAGCAAGTCTCGGCGCGCACGTCGCCCTGATCGAACGGCATACGCACCTAGGCGGAGATTGTCTCCATTATGGTTGCGTTCCTTCAAAGGCTTTGATCGAAGCCGCGCACGATGTCCATGTCATGAAGCGAACGGCTGAAAAATACAACGTGACGCTGAACGGGGATGCGGTCTATTCGAAAACGAAAGCAAGCGTCGATCGGGCACGTAACATCATTCAATCACACGATGGAACGAAACGGTTCGAAGACCTTGGCGTCGATGTCTATATCGGAGAAGCGACATTCCTCAGTGCTCATGAAGTGGAAGTGGCGGGACAGCTTGTCGTAGGTGAGAAGTTTGCGATCTCGACGGGATCTCAACCCATCATTCCACCGATTGATGGACTCGATACGATTGATTATTTAACGAACGAGACGATTTTCGAATTGACGGAGCGTCCGGAGCGACTGCTCGTCATTGGTGGTGGTGCGATTGGTCTTGAGCTGTCGCAAGCGTATGCGCATCTTGGAACAGAAGTCACGGTCATCGAGGGTATGAAGACGTTACTCGGAAAAGAAGATCGCGACATGGTCGAAGTCATTCAACGTCAGCTTGAACAAGAATTGACATTACATCTCGATACGAAGGTCACGCACGTCCGCAAGTCAGCCGGGGGCATCGAAGTGACGGTCGAAGCGAACGGCGAATCACGTGTCATCGAAACGGATGCCGTGCTTGTCGCGGTCGGTCGTAAGCCACGCATCGAAGCACTACGTCTCGATCGAGCCGGTGTACACGTCGAAAAAGGATTCGTCCAGGTCGATGGTTCACTTCGCACAAGTCAACGACACATCTTTGCGGTCGGAGATACGATCAACTCGCTCCCATTTACGCATGTCGCAGGACTGGAAGGAAAAACGGTCGTCACGAATGCTTTATTCGGTCTACGGACGAAGCCGGATTATCGGGCGGTTCCATGGGTCACATTCACGACGCCTGAATTATTCCATCTCGGATTGACGGAAGACGAGGCACGCAAGAAACATGGGGAGATCAAGGTCTATCAGACCGGTCTCGATGAAGTCGATCGTTTCGTCATCAATGGTCAGACAGAAGGGCGCGTCAAGCTCATCGCCGATAAGCGTGGAAAACTGATTGGAGCACATGCAATCGGAGAACAAGCCGGTGAGTGGATGCAAGAAGTCGTCTATGCGATGGCGCGTAAAGATAAGGTCGGTCAATTGTCGCGTGTCGTCCATCCATATCCGATCCGTGGTGCTGCTGTTCAGCGTGCTGCTGATGTCTACTGGCGTGAACGTCTATTCGCTGGTCCGATCCCAAAATGGTTGAAACGTTATTTCGACTGGAAACAAGGAGAATGA
- a CDS encoding DUF420 domain-containing protein has product MQQPATKRNFVPLVILLTLVINLLVALLFFAPPVQVDSGFDWTLLPFLNAIFNSFTFMLLLGAWISIRRGNRVNHRRFIGGAMTTTTLFLISYVTYHAVSESTKFGGEGFVRPVYFFILITHIILAAVIVPLVLMSLAHAVNQNFEKHKKWTRFTMPLWLYVSLTGVIVYIMIRPYY; this is encoded by the coding sequence ATGCAACAACCTGCTACTAAACGGAATTTCGTTCCGCTCGTCATCCTGCTGACGCTTGTCATCAATTTGCTCGTGGCGCTTTTATTCTTTGCGCCACCCGTACAAGTTGATTCAGGATTCGATTGGACGTTGCTTCCTTTTTTGAATGCCATCTTCAATAGTTTTACCTTCATGCTGTTGCTCGGTGCTTGGATTTCCATTCGTCGGGGCAACCGGGTGAACCATCGTCGCTTCATTGGTGGTGCGATGACGACGACGACTTTATTCTTAATTTCGTACGTCACGTATCATGCCGTCAGTGAATCGACGAAATTCGGGGGCGAAGGTTTCGTTCGCCCTGTCTATTTCTTCATCCTGATTACGCACATCATTCTAGCTGCAGTCATCGTCCCACTCGTCTTGATGTCACTCGCGCACGCTGTGAATCAAAACTTCGAGAAGCATAAAAAGTGGACACGCTTTACGATGCCGCTTTGGTTATACGTCAGTTTGACTGGTGTCATCGTCTATATCATGATTCGTCCGTATTATTAA
- the motA gene encoding flagellar motor stator protein MotA, with amino-acid sequence MDIVSIIGIILGLITLVGGMILKGAPPVALLNPAALVIIFVGTAAAIMISFPKERLKVLPALFKVILFEQKLMTKQVLLGQFLTLSTQARKEGLLSLESALEEVDNAFMKRGVMMVIDGQPSEYVEDVMTRDLENMTERHHANANIFTQAGTYAPTLGVLGAVVGLVAALSDLSDIEKLGHAISGAFIATLFGIFTGYVLWFPFATKLKQKSANEIQLYEMMIEGILSIQNGESPKNLEDKLLVYLTPKERANYEAEKEAA; translated from the coding sequence ATGGATATCGTGTCGATCATCGGGATCATTCTTGGTCTCATCACATTAGTCGGAGGTATGATCTTAAAAGGTGCGCCTCCGGTTGCTTTACTTAACCCAGCAGCCCTCGTCATCATCTTCGTCGGGACAGCAGCTGCCATCATGATTTCCTTCCCGAAGGAACGATTGAAAGTCTTACCTGCCTTGTTTAAAGTCATCTTATTCGAACAAAAGCTGATGACGAAACAAGTGTTGCTCGGACAATTTCTGACACTCTCGACGCAAGCACGTAAAGAAGGTCTGTTATCTCTCGAATCAGCACTTGAAGAAGTCGATAATGCCTTCATGAAGCGCGGCGTCATGATGGTCATCGATGGACAACCATCCGAATATGTCGAGGACGTCATGACACGTGACCTCGAAAACATGACAGAACGCCATCATGCCAATGCGAACATTTTCACGCAAGCCGGTACTTACGCACCAACGCTCGGGGTTCTCGGTGCCGTTGTCGGTCTCGTTGCCGCCTTATCCGATTTATCGGACATCGAAAAATTAGGTCACGCCATTTCAGGTGCCTTCATCGCAACACTATTCGGGATTTTCACCGGATACGTCCTATGGTTCCCGTTCGCAACAAAACTGAAGCAAAAATCAGCGAACGAGATTCAATTATACGAGATGATGATTGAAGGGATTCTCTCGATTCAAAACGGTGAATCACCGAAAAACTTAGAGGATAAGCTACTTGTGTACTTGACACCGAAGGAGCGTGCAAATTATGAAGCGGAAAAAGAAGCCGCATGA
- a CDS encoding sensor histidine kinase, whose amino-acid sequence MKRQILMRFMTIITVTVLLVIGILSFVTYNYYYVTATDVLKRHANASAVLFANSGLAYDYADSEATIHDVLDSYAYPDAEIEVLDATGIPRYSSTGFISERKLTREAINQVRAGQTVTKRYDDEATGEHLLEVTEPVVSFGQTTGALRYTTSLERIDRRVIEICLAIVLLGTVIWGLAFIYSSRLVSSIVRPIQEVIGASDQIAKQHYDVKVNEEYSFELGELARTINYMGQQIKQQETLKDEFISGISHELRTPLTSIKGWSETLLVEQDQLPEEASLGMGIIHSETERLISLVEQLLDFSKLETSRLVLYRQEVNLTEIIETVTAQLRQKLEEKNVQIVQKLPAQVVGLYDENRLKQVFLNLLDNAIRFSPVGGTITIRLVRSERVLFLSFSDEGPGIPKEHLRHVTEKFYQVQKGKGGTGLGLSICRELVEAHEGKLFIDNQPEGGVIATILLPVTKA is encoded by the coding sequence ATGAAGCGCCAAATATTGATGCGGTTCATGACGATTATCACGGTGACAGTCTTACTCGTCATCGGGATCCTTTCGTTCGTGACCTATAACTATTACTACGTGACGGCGACGGATGTCTTAAAACGTCATGCGAATGCGAGTGCTGTCTTATTTGCGAATAGCGGCCTTGCTTATGATTACGCCGATTCAGAAGCGACGATCCATGATGTACTCGATTCTTACGCTTATCCAGACGCTGAAATCGAAGTGTTGGATGCGACAGGGATTCCGCGTTACTCTTCGACCGGATTCATCTCGGAACGTAAGTTGACGCGAGAGGCGATCAATCAAGTAAGAGCGGGACAGACCGTCACGAAACGATATGATGATGAGGCGACGGGAGAACATTTACTGGAAGTAACAGAACCTGTCGTGTCGTTTGGTCAGACGACGGGAGCGCTTCGTTATACGACGTCGCTTGAGCGAATCGATCGACGTGTGATCGAAATTTGTTTAGCGATCGTCCTCCTGGGTACAGTAATTTGGGGACTTGCCTTCATCTATTCCTCACGTCTCGTCTCGTCGATCGTCCGACCGATTCAAGAAGTCATCGGAGCATCGGATCAAATCGCGAAACAGCATTACGACGTCAAGGTGAACGAGGAATACTCGTTCGAGCTTGGAGAACTAGCGCGGACGATCAATTATATGGGACAACAGATCAAACAGCAGGAAACATTGAAAGATGAATTCATTTCTGGTATTTCCCATGAATTACGGACACCGCTGACATCAATCAAAGGCTGGAGTGAAACGTTACTCGTCGAACAGGATCAGTTGCCGGAAGAGGCGTCGCTTGGGATGGGCATCATTCATTCGGAGACGGAGCGTTTGATTTCGCTCGTTGAGCAGTTACTCGATTTCTCGAAACTCGAGACGAGTCGCCTCGTCTTATACCGTCAGGAAGTCAACTTGACGGAAATCATCGAGACCGTGACGGCGCAACTGCGTCAAAAGCTGGAAGAAAAAAATGTCCAGATCGTACAGAAGTTACCGGCGCAAGTCGTCGGTCTGTACGACGAAAACCGATTGAAACAAGTCTTCTTGAACCTGCTTGATAATGCGATCCGCTTTTCTCCAGTCGGTGGCACGATCACCATTCGACTCGTTCGTTCAGAGCGTGTGTTGTTCCTCTCCTTCAGTGATGAAGGTCCCGGAATTCCGAAAGAGCACTTACGTCACGTCACAGAAAAGTTCTATCAAGTGCAAAAAGGAAAGGGTGGAACAGGGCTCGGACTATCGATTTGCCGAGAACTCGTCGAAGCACATGAAGGCAAGCTATTCATTGATAATCAGCCGGAAGGCGGCGTCATCGCGACGATTCTGCTACCTGTCACGAAAGCGTAA
- a CDS encoding flagellar motor protein MotB: MKRKKKPHDEHISEGWLIPYADLLTLLLALFIVLFASSSVDVVKLKAMSQTFSSVFNGGSGMITNSSLSTQEEEDSKKLDARTKAQSYEIAELEKIKEEANQYIKNEKLEKDIKVEITNEGLVFTIRDRALFSPAQAEVRGRSLQIAEGMSALLVKAGQRQIQVSGHTDNIPINTAQYPSNWELSADRAISFMRALQRNPKLEPKRFTVSGYGEFQPIASNQTEAGRSQNRRVEVLIRPLIDLKANVLDETKVKS, from the coding sequence ATGAAGCGGAAAAAGAAGCCGCATGACGAACATATCTCCGAAGGCTGGTTAATTCCGTACGCCGACTTATTGACCTTACTTCTGGCACTCTTCATCGTACTTTTTGCTTCGAGTAGTGTCGATGTCGTGAAATTAAAAGCGATGTCACAGACATTTAGTTCTGTCTTCAACGGTGGATCAGGGATGATCACGAACAGTTCACTTTCTACTCAAGAAGAAGAGGATTCGAAAAAACTCGATGCGCGGACGAAGGCACAAAGCTATGAGATCGCAGAACTCGAAAAAATCAAAGAAGAAGCCAATCAATACATTAAGAATGAAAAACTTGAAAAAGACATCAAGGTCGAAATCACGAATGAAGGACTTGTCTTTACGATTCGCGACCGCGCGTTGTTCTCACCAGCTCAAGCAGAAGTAAGAGGACGCTCGCTTCAAATCGCAGAGGGAATGAGTGCACTGCTCGTCAAAGCAGGGCAACGTCAGATTCAAGTGTCTGGACATACAGATAATATTCCAATCAACACAGCACAGTATCCGTCGAACTGGGAACTGAGTGCGGACCGGGCGATCAGTTTCATGCGTGCCTTACAACGGAATCCAAAGCTTGAACCAAAACGCTTCACCGTCAGCGGTTACGGTGAATTCCAACCAATCGCGTCCAATCAAACGGAAGCAGGTCGCAGTCAGAATCGACGCGTCGAAGTGTTGATTCGACCATTGATCGACTTAAAAGCGAATGTACTCGACGAGACAAAAGTCAAATCCTGA